A single genomic interval of Shewanella halotolerans harbors:
- a CDS encoding SIR2 family protein, translating to MKLPHPLIEKVKSGRVVLFLGSGALFGAKLPNDRKIPLGNDLRDILNERFLNGEFSGESLSVVSEMAISAYSLSEVQTYIAEYFSGVIPAEFHFEIPKFKWSTIFTTNYDRLIETCYEKSADSSQKLIPFLSDEQDIESHSISPSELPLIKLHGCITRTHDESLPLILTIDQYNQYKNNRTGLFKYLFETAYKNTIVFVGHSLQDANIRSVLHELETEAPNGERHYLLKPELRDVERDFWGQKKITALDMTFEDFIYELNLQISPEDRVLSKFISPDTHFIQQFFNTNLPPSEELIISSERDFTILHNTMSVKACVAKDFFRGVDQEWSPIVDNVAITRSIQSIIYDSVIIKPDSERKIKTEFYVVKGEAGSGKSVLLRQLAWETMQSKIGVAIWVNSGRPLDIDLIEELSSKSGERLFVFWDDAANNAIEINRFVSKAIKRDLKITIVSAERYNEWNMRCEELDEQITDKFILRYLSEKEIEALVDSLELHDSLGPILVNKSREERCSELRDRHGRQLLVALHEATMGEPFEDIIYNEYSNIFPERAKSIYLTVCVLNRLKVPVRAGLISRVHEITFEDFKSNLYYPLEKVVVSKTYGNDDTFYSARHSEIAEIVFKRALEKSEDKYLEYISILSKLNISFSSDRDSYRLLIKARSLQELFPDLDDVVAIYKHAHSVFGDDPYLLQQMANYERIRVNGSLDKAIELLVTASDSAPNDSSILHSLAVCWRDKAEKTKDQSHLSLAIGEARGYLQKIVHKWGDSSYVSSTSIELSIISLKNLLSDDSSPLKLINESIRKVQQELTDNKQKFPSSGHIYKLEAQFSELINDNENALKALQRSFEENDREPYLAIRLSEIYLEASKLDEAKKVLEMALERRRSDHSLNFHYAELLRNYTEPDQSELIYFYRRAFTPKDRNYHAQFWFARFSFFSSDKKNHKQSIEIFDHIRNGRFSLEVRHEVRDYDGGKQNPRIHSGTISRKREGFGFLIMDGTGYEIFVPAKQVKDDLWNAIEEGDRVNFNIAFSFSGPFAANLTPV from the coding sequence ATGAAGTTGCCTCACCCACTTATAGAAAAGGTTAAATCAGGAAGGGTGGTTTTATTTTTAGGCTCTGGAGCATTATTTGGGGCAAAGCTACCTAACGATAGGAAAATACCGCTGGGTAATGATTTGAGAGATATATTGAATGAAAGGTTTCTTAATGGAGAGTTTTCAGGAGAGTCTCTGTCAGTTGTCTCCGAAATGGCTATATCTGCTTACAGTTTATCTGAGGTTCAAACTTATATTGCGGAATATTTTTCAGGTGTAATTCCAGCGGAGTTCCACTTTGAAATTCCAAAGTTTAAGTGGTCGACGATTTTTACCACCAACTATGATAGGTTAATTGAGACGTGCTACGAAAAGTCTGCAGACTCAAGCCAAAAGTTAATTCCCTTTTTGTCAGATGAGCAAGATATAGAGAGCCATTCTATTTCTCCCAGTGAATTGCCATTAATTAAATTGCATGGGTGTATTACACGAACTCATGATGAAAGTCTCCCTCTAATATTAACTATTGATCAATATAATCAATACAAAAATAATCGAACAGGTTTGTTTAAATACTTGTTTGAAACAGCTTATAAGAACACGATAGTTTTTGTTGGCCATAGCCTGCAAGATGCAAACATTAGGTCTGTCCTTCATGAACTTGAAACGGAAGCGCCTAATGGCGAAAGACACTATTTGCTCAAGCCTGAATTGAGAGACGTGGAAAGGGATTTTTGGGGCCAGAAAAAAATAACGGCACTAGACATGACGTTTGAGGATTTTATATATGAGCTTAATTTACAAATATCTCCAGAAGATAGAGTTCTAAGTAAGTTTATCAGCCCTGATACACATTTTATACAGCAATTTTTTAATACTAACTTGCCACCAAGTGAAGAACTGATTATTTCATCTGAAAGAGATTTTACAATTCTTCATAATACAATGTCTGTTAAAGCCTGTGTCGCCAAAGATTTCTTCAGAGGTGTAGATCAGGAATGGTCTCCGATTGTTGATAACGTTGCAATTACGCGGTCGATACAATCGATAATATATGATTCAGTAATAATTAAACCTGACTCTGAAAGGAAAATTAAAACTGAGTTTTATGTTGTAAAAGGCGAGGCTGGTTCAGGTAAGTCAGTGCTTTTAAGACAGTTAGCATGGGAAACAATGCAATCTAAAATAGGGGTAGCTATTTGGGTTAATTCTGGAAGACCACTTGATATTGACTTAATAGAGGAACTTAGTTCAAAGTCTGGAGAACGATTATTCGTCTTCTGGGACGATGCAGCTAATAATGCTATAGAAATAAACAGATTTGTATCTAAAGCGATAAAAAGAGACTTAAAAATTACTATCGTTTCTGCTGAGAGATATAATGAATGGAATATGCGATGTGAAGAGCTTGATGAACAGATTACTGACAAATTCATATTAAGATATTTATCAGAAAAGGAAATTGAAGCGCTGGTAGACTCTTTGGAGCTACATGATTCACTAGGGCCCATATTAGTCAATAAGTCGAGAGAAGAAAGATGTTCTGAATTGCGAGATCGACATGGACGTCAGCTATTGGTTGCACTTCATGAGGCCACTATGGGGGAGCCATTTGAAGATATTATATATAATGAATATTCCAATATATTTCCAGAAAGAGCAAAAAGCATATATTTAACAGTTTGTGTGCTAAATAGACTTAAGGTGCCAGTTAGAGCTGGGTTGATATCAAGGGTGCACGAAATTACTTTTGAGGATTTTAAGAGTAACCTTTATTATCCTTTGGAAAAGGTGGTTGTTTCAAAGACGTATGGTAATGATGATACATTTTATTCTGCTAGGCATTCTGAAATTGCAGAGATTGTATTTAAAAGGGCGCTTGAAAAGTCTGAGGACAAATATCTAGAATACATTAGCATATTAAGCAAGTTAAATATATCGTTCAGTTCCGATAGAGACTCATATAGGCTGCTTATTAAGGCTAGATCGCTTCAGGAATTATTCCCAGATTTGGATGATGTGGTTGCCATATATAAACATGCGCATAGCGTTTTTGGGGATGATCCATATTTGTTGCAACAAATGGCTAACTACGAAAGAATTAGGGTTAATGGCAGTTTAGATAAAGCTATTGAACTTTTAGTTACGGCTAGTGACTCAGCTCCAAACGATTCAAGCATATTACACTCATTAGCAGTTTGTTGGAGAGATAAAGCTGAAAAAACAAAGGACCAGAGTCATTTAAGTTTGGCCATTGGTGAAGCTAGAGGTTATTTGCAAAAAATTGTCCATAAATGGGGTGATAGTTCTTATGTTTCGTCTACCTCAATAGAACTTTCTATTATTAGTTTGAAAAATTTATTAAGTGATGATTCATCTCCGTTAAAGTTAATAAATGAAAGTATACGTAAAGTTCAGCAAGAGTTAACGGATAATAAACAGAAGTTTCCATCTAGTGGCCATATTTACAAGTTGGAAGCACAGTTTTCCGAATTAATTAATGATAATGAGAATGCTCTAAAGGCATTGCAAAGATCATTTGAAGAGAATGATAGAGAACCATACTTGGCTATTCGATTGTCGGAGATTTATTTGGAGGCTTCTAAGTTAGATGAAGCAAAAAAAGTTCTAGAAATGGCATTAGAAAGAAGAAGATCTGACCATAGTTTAAATTTTCACTATGCTGAATTATTGCGTAATTATACGGAGCCAGATCAATCAGAATTAATTTATTTTTATCGAAGAGCATTTACTCCGAAAGATAGAAATTATCATGCACAGTTTTGGTTCGCGCGATTCTCGTTTTTTTCGTCAGATAAAAAAAATCATAAACAATCCATTGAAATCTTCGATCATATACGTAACGGGAGATTTTCACTCGAAGTTAGGCATGAGGTTAGGGATTATGATGGTGGGAAACAAAACCCGAGAATACATAGTGGAACTATATCTCGTAAAAGGGAAGGGTTTGGTTTTTTGATCATGGATGGTACAGGTTATGAGATATTTGTCCCAGCAAAACAAGTCAAAGATGATTTGTGGAACGCGATTGAAGAAGGCGATAGAGTCAATTTTAACATAGCATTTTCATTTAGTGGGCCTTTTGCTGCAAACTTGACTCCTGTTTAA